Sequence from the Rhodococcus jostii RHA1 genome:
CTGACCGGGACACCCTGCTGGACCGGGTGCGGGCCGAACCCGAGCGGTGGGTCGGGCAGATCGTCCCGGACCCCTCGTATGCGCCCGCGGCCGACGGATCCGGCGACGTCTTCCTCGCACCGGTCGGGGTGCGGCTGTTCACCGTGGCGCAGCAGGTCGGATTCACCCCCATGGCCGGAGGTCTCGGCACGTCTCTCGTTCCCGGGGCCGAGCGCGGCGACCGGCGTCACGTCGGCGCGAAGGACGTCTGGATCCGGTTGGCCCAGCGCACCGCGTCCACCGATCCGGGGGACGCCGCCGACCGCGACGGGGAAGCCCTGCCCACGTATGCGGCGACGACGTCCGACCTGATGACGTCGCCGCGCGCACTGACCGAACTGTTCTGGATGGGCCGGTTCGCCGAGCGCGCCGAGGGTGCGGCACGCCTGATGATCGCCGTCGGCGAGAAGTACCGCGACTACCGCCTGCGACCGTGGCTCGCGGGCGGCGGAAGCCTCCCGATCCTGCTCGACACGGTCCTGTTGGTCGCCGACGCCGGGAACCGCCCGGAGGAGCCCGGTCGCTGTGCCGAGTCCGGCTCGGATCCGGTCGCCGACCAGTTGCGGGTGCGCTCGGAGTTCCGTTCGCTGACGGTCGACCCCGGCCGGGACGGGTCGCTCGCGCACGCGGTCCGTGGCGTCGAGCAGGCCGCGCGGGCCGTGCGCGGGCAACTGTCCACCGACATCTGGGCCGTCCTCAGTTCCGTCGAACGCGCACTCGGACAGGTCGCCGCCGACACGGCCGACGACGGGTCCGTGCTGTTCGAGGCGCAGTCCGCAGTACTCGGTGGGATGCTCGCTCTGTCCGGAGTCGCCGCGGAATCGCTGGTCCGGGACACCGGCTGGCACGTCATGGACATCGGGAAGCGAATCGAGCGGGCAGCCACCCTGACCGCGCTCGTGGAGTCCACGCTGCGACGGAAGACGGACCCGGCGACCGAGCGGGCGGTGATCGAATCGCTCCTCGTCGCCACCGAGAGTTCCGTCGTCTATCGCCGCCGCAATCGGAGCATCCGCCCGGCCGCCGTGGCCGAGTTGCTGCTGTTCGACGTGAAGAACCCGCGGTCGCTGGCGTTCCAGCTCGAGGCGCTCCGTGCGAATCTGACCGCACTGCCGGACGCCTCGGGTGCGTCGCGTGCGGAGCGGCTCGTCGAGGACATGGTCAATACCGTGCGGCGCGTCGACCCTGCTCGACTCGAATCGGTCGACGCGACCGGGTCCCGGAAGGAGCTGGGTGAGCTGACGGCCACGATGCGCGCACTGCTGAGCGAACTGTCCGACGTGATGTTGAAAGGTCAGCTGTCGCTGCCGGGCGGCACCCAGCCGCTGTGGGGCAGCGGGACCACGTGGAGCGCCGCGCAGGGCGGGGTTCCCGCATGACCGACGTGTCGCCCCGCACAGACGAGGCAGCGGAACGGCCGGTGCTGCGCCGATACAGGATCACCCACCGCACCACGTACACGTACTCGGGGCCGGTGTCCTCGTCGTACGGCCGGGGTTATCTCCTGCCCCGCGACACCGAGGAACAGCGATGCGTGAGTTCCGTCGTCGACATCTCGCCGGTGCCCGCGGACCGTTCCACCGGGTCCGACGTGTACGGCAACCGGGACCTGTACTTCCAGGTGAGCACGCCGCACGAGGAACTGGTCGTGGCGGCCGAATCCGAGATCGAGGTCTACGGACCCGACAAGACCGGACTCGCCGCCGCACCCGCGAACGCGCCGTGGGAATTGTCCCGCCCCGTGGGAACCGAGGGGGCGATGGCGCAGGAGTTCGTGCTCGACCTCGAACCCCCCGAGATCAGCGACGCAGTCCGCGAGTACGCGGCGCCGAGTTTCCCACCGGAACGGCCCCTCGCCGACGCGGTGGTCGATCTCACCACGCGCATCCACCGCGACTTCCAGTACAAGTCGGGGTCGACGTCGGTCTCCACGCGCGTCGCGGAGGTGCTCGAGAAGCGGTCGGGGGTGTGCCAGGACTTCGCTCGGCTCGCCATCGCCTGCCTGCGCTCGCGGGGACTCGCGGCCCGGTACGTGTCCGGCTATCTGGCGACGCAACCGCCGCCCGGCAAGGAACGGATGATCGGCGTCGACGCCACCCACGCCTGGGCGGCCGTGTGGATGCCGGGGGACCGGTGGCTCGCCTTCGACCCCACCAACGACCAGCTCGTCGACGAGCGGTACACCGTGGTCGCGTGGGGCCGGGACTACGCGGACGTGCCGCCCCTGCGCGGTGTCATATACACAGAGGCACGAAACAGCACCATTGCGGTGTCGGTTGACGTGGCGCCGATCGAAGTGCTCGCGCCGGATCAGCCGAAATGCTGAAATTCATCCGGGCTTCCGGTGGAGGACTCGATGATCCGTGTCACTAGCAGGTAAGTTGGTCCGCGATGACTGCAATACTGGCAGACCCCGTTTCAGAGGTAGTTGCCGCAGCCGAGAAGCTGCTCACCCGTCGCACAGGGGCACCCGTGACACTGGTGGATCCCGTGGATCTCGGCGGTAGTGGCCGCACCATCGTGCTCCGTGTGCGCGTGGCGGAGAATCCGTTCTCCCTTCCGCGGACGTTGGTGATCAAGCAGGTCCGCGAGGAGTCCGGGGTGTCCGGCGCGCGGGCCGTCGATCCCGACGATCTCACCGGCGACAGCCGCAGCGCCTTCCTCCGGGAGGCCGTCTCGTACCAGTTCGCCACGGCGCTGGCGACGGACAGCCGCCCCGGAGCCGAACTGCTCGCATCCGACCTCGACGCCCGGCTCCTCGTGCTCAGCGACCTCGGGGACGCCACCCCGATCAGCGCCCTGCTCGAGCACTCCGACTCCGACACCGTCACCAACACCCTGATGGCGATGGCCCAGGCGCTCGGCCGCATGCACGCGGCCACCGTGGGCCGCGAGGAAGACTTCACCGCCCTGCTGCGCCGCGCCGAGGTGGCGCACTGCGACGACACCGTGGCCGAGCAGGTGGAGCGTGCGGTGCCCGCCGTGCCCGGCCTGCTGTCCGAGATCCTCCGCGTCGACGTCTCCCCGGACCTGACCGATCAGGTGGCGCGTGCCGCGAAGCTGTTCGAGAGCGGCCGCTTCCGGGCGTTCAGCCCGTCCGACCTGTGCCCGGACAACATCATCGTCAACGACGAGGGCGTGCGGTTCCTCGACTACGAGTGGGGCGGTTTCCGCGACGCCATGCTCGACATCGCGTACGCGCTGGTCTCGTTCCCCGGCTGCCTGTGCAGCATCGAACTGTCCGAGGACCGGACGCAGGCGATGATCGAGGCCTGGCGTGCGGAGGTCGTGGGGATGTGGCCTGCGCTCGCCGACGACAACGTGCTCGCCGCCCGCATGGTCGAGGCGCAACTGATCTGGGTGTGGCTCAGCACCTACCTGTTCCTGCCGGAGAACCACACGCGCATCGCGGCCGTCCGCGAACACCACCTGTCCGTGCCGCGGTCCGAGGCGCTGACCCAGCGCTGGGACAAGCTGGCCCGCTCGGCCGATCACGCCGGGAACACGGTGGTCGCCCACCACGCCCGCGTCATCGCCGACAAGATCCGGGGACTGTCCGTCGGCTGACCCGCGGTCCGGCCGGACTGGGTCCGACGGTGCGGTTCCAGTAGCGTCGAACTTGTGAGCGATCTTTTCGGTTCGGATGTCGGCGAGGACGAGTCGGCAGGCCTGTTCGAGACGGCGCAGCCCGACGAGGCGGCGTCGGCCCCGCGATCGGTTCCCGGTCCCGTGTCGCTCGACCACCACGCACCGCTGGCAGTGCGCATGCGTCCCCGGACGCTCGGTGAGGTGGTCGGGCAGCAGCATCTCCTGGGCCCCGGTGCGCCGCTGCGGCGCCTCGTGGAGGGGTCGGGGGCCGCGTCCGTCCTGCTGTACGGTCCGCCCGGCACCGGCAAGACGACGCTGGCGTCGCTGATCTCGGGGGCCACCGGCCGCCGTTTCGAGGCACTGTCCGCGTTGTCCGCCGGGGTGAAGGAAGTGCGCGGCGTCATCGAACTGGCCCGCCGCCGCCTGCTCGCGGGCGAGCAGACGGTGCTGTTCATCGACGAGGTGCACCGCTTCTCGAAGACCCAGCAGGACGCCCTGCTGGCGGCAGTGGAGAACCGGATCGTGCTCCTCGTGGCTGCCACCACCGAGAATCCCTCGTTCTCCGTGGTGTCCCCGCTGCTGTCTCGCTCGCTCGTCCTGCAACTGCAGTCGCTGACGGCGGACGACATCGAGAACCTCCTGGAGCGGGCCCGCACCGACGAGCGGGGTCTCGGCGGGGAGATCGAGATCGCGGGTGACGCGATGGACCATCTGGTGCGCCTCGCGGCCGGCGACGCCCGCCGGGCGCTCACCGCGCTCGAGGCGGCGGCGGGCGCTGCGCTCGACCAGGCCGGTGACACGGACCGTCCGGTGCTGCTGGACCTCGCGACCGTGGAAGCGAGCGTCGACAAGGCGGCCGTCCGCTACGACCGTGACGGCGATCAGCACTACGACGTGATCAGCGCCTTCATCAAGTCGATCCGCGGTTCGGACGTCGACGCCGCCCTGCACTACCTGGCCCGGATGCTCACGGCGGGCGAGGACCCCCGCTTCATCGCGCGGCGGCTGGTCGTCCATGCCAGCGAGGACATCGGGATGGCCGACCCCACCGCATTGCAGACCGCGACCGCCGCCGCGCAGGCAGTACAGCTGATCGGGATGCCCGAGGCCCGCCTGGCCCTCGCCCAGGCCACGATCCACCTCGCGACCGCACCCAAGTCGGGGGCCGTCATCGCGGCGCTCGGTGCCGCGATGGCGGATGTCGCGGCCGGAAACGCCGGGCTCGTCCCGCCGCACCTGCGCGACGGCCACTACGCGGGGGCGGCGAAACTCGGCAACGCCGTCGGGTACCGCTATCCCCACGATCATCCCGACGGGGTACTGGCGCAGCAGTATCCGCCGGACGAGCTGGTCGGTGTCGACTACTACCAGCCCACCACTCACGGCGGTGAGCGGGACATCGCGGGGCGTGTGGACAAATTGCGCGCCATCGTCCGCGGCACGAACCGTCAGGGTGGCCGGTTAAGCTGAATGTTGCCGAACTGCGCGGTGGACGCGTGGTTCGCTCCGCTTGTTCGACCCATCGTTGCCCTCGAGACAGACAATAAGGATCACTGACGTGCAGACCCACGAGATTCGCCGGCGCTTCCTCGACCATTTCGTCAAGGCAGGCCACACCGAGGTACCCAGCGCCTCGCTGATTCTCGACGATCCGAACCTGCTGTTCGTCAACGCCGGGATGGTGCAGTTCGTGCCGTTCTTCCTCGGCCAGCAGACGCCGCCGTACCCGAGGGCGACCAGTGTCCAGAAGTGTGTGCGCACCCTCGACATCGAGAATGTGGGCATCACCACACGGCACAACACGTTCTTCCAGATGGCCGGCAACTTCTCGTTCGGCGACTACTTCAAGCGCGACGCGATCAAGCATGCGTGGGCGCTGCTGACCTCTAGCGTCGACGACGGGGGTTACGGCTTCGATCCCGAGCGCATCTGGGTGACGGTCTACCTCGACGACGACGACGCCCGCGACATCTGGCGCGACGAGGTCGGCGTTCCCGAATCGCGGATCCAGCGCCGCGGCATGGCCGACAACTACTGGTCCATGGGCATTCCCGGCCCCTGCGGCCCGTGCTCGGAGATCTACTACGACCGCGGCCCCGAGTACGGCAAGGAAGGCGGCCCGGAGGCCGACGAGGACCGCTACATCGAGATCTGGAATCTCGTGTTCATGCAGAACGAGCGTGGCCTCGGCATCAGCAAGGACAACTTCGAGATCCTCGGCCCGCTGCCGAAGCAGAACATCGACACCGGCATGGGTGTCGAGCGCGTCGCGTTCCTGCTCCAGGGCGTCGACAACGTGTACGAGACCGACCTCGTGCGCCCGGTCATCGCGAAGGCCGAGGAACTGTCGGGCCGCAAGTACGGCGCCGTCCACGACGACGACGTGCGCTTCCGGGTCATCGCCGACCACGCGCGCACCGCGGCGATGCTCATCGCCGACGGCGTGAACCCCGGCAACGACGGGCGCGGCTACGTCCTGCGCCGCCTGCTGCGGCGCATCGTCCGGTCCGCGAAGCTGCTCGGCGCCGACAAGCCCAGCATGCGTGAGTTCATCACCGTCGTCCGCGACACGATGGCGCCGTCCTACCCGGTCCTCGACACCGACTTCGGCCGCATCGAGACGGTCGCGGTGGGGGAGGAGACCGCGTTCCTCAAAACCCTCACGTCCGGCTCGAAGCTGTTCGAAGGCGCCGCCGAGTCGGTGAAGGCGTCCGGCAAGTCGACGATCGGCGGCGACCAGGCGTTCGCGCTCCACGACACGTACGGCTTCCCGATCGATCTGACCCTGGAGATGGCGGCCGAGGCCGGCCTGACCGTCGACGAGGAGGGCTTCCGCACGCTGATGGCGGAACAGCGGCAGCGCGCGAAGGACGACGCCCAGGCCCGTAAGCACGCGCACGCCGACCTGACCGTCTACAAGGAACTCCTCGACCGCGGACCCACCGAATTCACCGGATTCCACGAATTGGTCTCCGAGGCACATGTTCTCGCGCTGATCTCGCAGGGGCAGCGGGTCCCCGTCGCGACGGCGGGCCAGGACGTCGAGGTCATCCTCGACCGCAGCCCCCTGTACGCGGAGGCGGGTGGCCAGATCGCCGACCTCGGTACCCTCACCGGCCCGGGCCTGCGGGTGAAGGTCAACGACGTCCAGAAGATCGCCAAGAAGCTGTGGGTCCACAAGGTGACCGTGCAGGAGGGTCAGCTCACCGAGGGTGACGTCGTGCTCGCGCAGGTCGACGCCGCGTGGCGCAAGGGTGCCACGCAGGGGCATTCCGGCACCCACATGGTGCACGCCGCGCTGCGACAGGTGCTCGGCCCCAACGCGGTTCAGGCCGGCTCGCTGAACAAGCCGGGCTACCTGCGTTTCGACTTCTCCTGGCAGGGCGCGCTGACGGAAGCGCAGAAGCAGGACATCGAGGTCGTCGCGAACGAGGCGGTGGCCGCCGACTACTCGGTGAACACGTTCGTCACCGATCTCGACAAGGCGAAGTCGATGGGCGCGATGGCGCTGTTCGGCGAGAACTACGGCGACGAGGTGCGGGTCGTCGAGATCGGCGGACCGTTCTCGATGGAGCTGTGTGGTGGAACTCATGTGGGCAGCTCCTCGCAGATCGGCAACGTCACCCTGCTCGGTGAGCAGTCCGTCGGTTCCGGTGTGCGCCGCGTCGAGGCATACGTCGGGCTCGATTCGTACCGCTACCTGGCCAAGGAACGCGCGCTCCTCGCCGGTCTGTCGTCGTCGCTGAAGGTGCCCTCGGAAGAAGTGCCTGCCCGCGTCGAGGCGCTGGTGGAGCGACTCCGGGTGGCGGAGAAGGAACTCGAGCAGACCCGCGCGCAGGCGGTTCTCGCCGCGGCGGGCACGTTCGTCGACAAGGCGCAGAGGGTCGGGCCGGTGCTGCTGGTCGCGGATTCCGCCCCGGCCGGTGTCGGCGGCAACGACCTGCGTGGGCTCGTCACCGACATCCGTGGCCGGTTCGGCACCCAGCCCGCCGTGGTCGCGCTGCTCGGCGACGTCGACGGCAAGGTTCCGTTCGTGGTGGCCGTGAACAAGGCGGCACAGGAACTCGGCCTGGCGGCCGGCGACCTCGTGAAGGGATTCGGTCCGAAGATCGGCGGCCGCGGAGGCGGAAAGGCCGACATGGCACAGGGCTCCGGTTCGGACACCAGCGGAATTGCGGCTGCCCTCGACGCAGTCCGGGGACAAGTGGCGGACAAGGTGGGGAGCCAGTAACGGTGGATCACGCGGAACAGGGTCCGGATCGACCGGGAGTCGACGACCCTGGGCGTGGTCGGCGCATCGGCATCGATGTGGGCAGCGTCCGGATCGGGGTCGCGTCGAGCGACCCCGACGGGATCCTCGCCACCCCCGTGGAGACGGTGCCCCGGTCCAAGGAACGGGGACCCGACGCGCCGGATATCCGGCGCATTGCCGACATTGTCGAGGAATACGAGGCCGTGGAGGTTATCGTCGGTCTGCCGCAGACCTTGCGGGGTGAACGGGGGAAGGCCGCCTCGATCGCTACTGTGTTCGCGAAGCGATTGCGAAGGAAGGTCGACCCGATACCGGTGCGGATGGCGGACGAACGTCTGACGACCGTCACTGCCGCGCGGGCGCTTCGCGAGAGCGGTGTCAGTGCGAGGGGCCAGCGTCCTGTGATCGACCAGGCTGCGGCGGTGGCGATCTTGCAGGGATGGTTGGACGAGCGGAGCAGGTCGGTGAATGCAGGGGATTCAGGTGGGGACGCGCAGCTACCGGAGGGGGGCCAGTGAGCAATCATCGGCGACCCGCAGGTGAGCGACCCGAATTCCAGTACGTCCCGCGCGAACCCCGACGGCACCGCTACCTCGACGAGGACGACGACCAGGTCGACTACGCGCCGCCCCCGGAGGACGACGACGTCGTCACCACGGGGCGCCACGCGGTGGTGTACGACGACCGTGACGTCGACGAACCCCCCGCCCACTACACGGAGCCGGTGTTCGAGCAGCCGGTGTATGAGGACCCGGTGTACGAGCGCCCGGTGTACGAGCGCCCGGTGTACGAGCAACCGTTCGACCCCGAGCCCGTCTACGAGGACGGATACGGTCCCCGTTCGTACGGCGACGCCCGCGCCTACCGGGAACCGGCAGCCGACGACCACGCGTACGACGAGCCCGCCTACGTCGAAGAGCCCGCGTACGTCGACGAGCAGTACGGTTCCCACACCCATCCCGACGACCGCTACGACACACCGCCCGACCAGCCCGATGTCGCGTTCGCGGAGGCCGAGACACAGATAATCTCGGCGATCCCCGAGGAGATCCCGCCGACTCGCGCCCACGCCCGCACGCAGGCCCGCCGGCGCAAACAGGCCACAGGACGCGCACGCCGAGGCAAGCTGTTCGGCGCCCTCGCAGCCGCGACGGTCCTGACAGTGCTGATCGGCATCGTGTTCGTCGGCGGCAGGATGTTCTTCGGCGGTCCCGACGCCCCTGCGGACTACGCGGGCCCGGGTGGTCCCGACGTGGTCGTGCAGGTTCATCCCGGCGACACCGCGGAGGAGATCGCCTCCACTCTGGCCGAGCGGGACGTCGTCGCCAGCGGATCGGCCTTCTTCAACGCCGCGGTCCAGAGCAACGCGATGAACTCGGTGCAACCCGGCTTCTACAGCCTCCCGACCCAGATTCCGGCGGATGACGCCGTGCAGGAACTGATCGACCCCACCTCCCGCGTCGGGCAGATGATCATCTCCGAGGGCAGGCAACTCCACGACACCACCGATGTGCAGACCGGGGCCAAGAAGAAGGGGATCTACACCCTGATCTCCGAGGCCAGTTGTATCGGTGAGGCCGGCCAGGAGCAGTGCATCGGTTACGACGACCTCAACGCCGCCGGTGCAGGCGACCTGTCCGCGCTCGGGGTTCCCGACTGGGCGAAGGACGCGGTCGCCGGTGTTCCGGACCGGGATCGTCAGCTCGAGGGCCTCATCGCCGCGGGCAGCTGGGATTTCGATCCGACCGCCGGTCCCGCCGCCATTCTCCAGAGGCTGGTCACCGAGAGTTCCGCGAGCTACGAGAAGACCGGGATCCTCACCGCGGGCGACCAGGTCGGACTCACGCCGTACAAGATGCTGATCGCGGCGTCCCTGGTGGAACGGGAGGCGATGCCGGACGACTTCTCCAAGGTCGCTCGCGTCATCCTCAACCGGCTCGCCGTCAACCAGGCGTTGCAGTTCGACTCGACGGTCAACTACGCGCTCGACACGACCGAACTGGCCACCACCGACGCCGACCGCGCACAGGTGACACCCTGGAACACGTACGCCAGCCCCGGTCTGCCCGCGACGCCGATCTCCTCGCCCAGCATCGGGGCGTTGCAGGCCGTCGAACAACCGGCACCGGGCGACTGGATCTACTTCGTGACGGTCGATTCGAAGGGCACCACCCTGTTCACGAAGAGCTACGACGAACACCTGGCCAATATCGACCAGGCTCTGAACAACGGGATTCTCAACAGTGGACGATGAAGTGGTGACCGCACGCAAAGCTGCGGTGCTGGGCAGCCCGATCGCGCATTCGCGCTCGCCGCAATTGCACCTCGCGGCGTATCGGGCGCTCGGTCTCACCGGGTGGACGTACGACCGGATCGAGTGCGACGGGGAGCGACTGCCCGGCCTGGTGTCCGGGCTCGGCCCGGAATGGGTCGGGCTGTCCGTCACGATGCCGGGCAAGATCGCCGCACTCGAATTCGCGTCCGAGCGCACCGAACGGGCCGTGGTGATCGGCTCCGCGAACACCCTCGTCCGTATCGAGGGTGGCTGGCGTGCCGACTGCACCGACGTCGACGGGGTCAGCGGTGCTCTCATCGCGGGTGGTGTCGGAACCATCGCGGGCACCGAGGCGGTCGTCGTCGGCGCCGGGGGAACGGCCAGACCCGCGCTCGTGGCGCTCGCCGACATGGGCGTGAAATCGGTGACCGTGGTGGCACGCGACGCGGGTCGCGCGGCAGGTGCACTGGGGTGCGCGGAATCGGTGGGACTCGACGTCCGGTTGCTCGGCTTCGACAGCCCGGAACTCGGTGCTCGGTGCGCGTCGGCCGCCGCGCTCGTCAGCACCGTTCCCTCCGCCGCGATCACCGAGTACGCGGACATTCTCGGGCGGGCGCCGTTCGTGCTCGACGCGATCTACGATCCGTGGCCGACCCCGCTGGCAGCGGCCGTCGAGGCGGCGGGCGGCACCGTTGTCGGCGGACTCTCGATGCTCCTGCACCAGGCGTTCGGGCAGGTCGAGCAGTTTACCGGTCGCCCGGCGCCGCGCGAGGCGATGGCGGCCGCTCTGGGCTAGTTGTCCACAGGCCGGACCGCCATTCACAGGTCGATTGTCGTGCCAGGTCACGGTGATCGACACGGTGATCCGGTCACGCATGCTGCTCGGTATGTGGTGGCTGATCGTGGCGAGTGTGGTGGCAGGTGCGGGTGCGGGATGGGCAGCCCGCCGGACGGCCGGCCTGTTCGTGGGCACGGTGCGGGCGGGCTGGTGTGAGGCGGTGTGCGCTGTCGGCGTCCCCGCCACGGTCTGGGCCGGTACCACCGCATCCACACCGGGGGTGCTGCCGTGTGCGCTCGCGTTCTGGTGGTGGTGTGTGAGTCTCGCCGCCACCGACCTGTGTGCGCGGAAGCTGCCGAACCTGCTGACCCTGCCCGGCTTCCTCGCGATCGTCGGCGTCGGCGCTGCGACCGGATCCGCGGCCACAGCCGTGATCGGCGGGTTCCTGTTGGCGTCGGCGTATCTCGCCCTGTACCTCGGCGCCCCCGGGGCGGTCGGTGCGGGTGACGTGAAACTCGCCCTCGGGGTGGGCGCAGCCGCCGGGCTCGCCGGGGGAGAAGCCTGGGTGCTCGCGGCGGGGCTCGCGCCGGCGCTGACAGCGCTGGTGGGCTGCATCGTTCTCGCCCCCCGGGGTTCGCCGCCGCCGCTCCCGCACGGCCCCGCCATGTGTGCCGCGACACTGGTTGCGCTGTTCGCCGCGCACGTCACCTGAACGAGTCCGCGCCCGGCACACGGTTGGGAGGACCACCGTCACTGCCGGGCGCGGCGACATGGAAGGATATTGGGCGTGCTGCGCTGGATAACTGCCGGAGAATCCCATGGTCCCGCCCTCGTCGCGATGCTCGAGGGGATGGTCGCGGGCGTCGAAGTGACGTCCGAGGACATCTCGACCCAACTCGCGCGACGCCGTCTCGGCTACGGCCGCGGCGCGCGGATGAAGTTCGAGGCCGACAAGGTCACCATCGTCGGTGGTGTGCGCCACGGGCGGACACTCGGCGGACCGATCGCCGTCGAGGTGGGTAACACGGAGTGGCCCAAGTGGGAAACCATCATGTCCGCGGACCCGGTGGACGCCGAACTGCTCGCCGACCAGGCGCGGAATGCGCCACTGACCCGCCCGCGCCCCGGTCACGCCGACTACTCGGGCATGCTCAAGTACGGATTCGACGACGCCCGCCCGGTTCTCGAACGCGCGAGCGCACGCGAGACCGCGGCACGGGTCGCGGCCGCGACTTTCGCCCGCAGTTTCCTCCGCCAGGTGTTCGGCGTGGAGGTGTTGTCCCACGTGATCTCCATCGGCGCGTCCGACCCGTACGTCGGCCCCGAACCCACCGCGTCGGATCTGGCGGCGATCGACGCCAGCCCGGTACGCGCCTTCGACAAGGCCGCCGAGGAATCGATGATCGCCGAGATCGAGGCGGCCAAGCGTGACGGCGACACCCTCGGCGGGGTCGTCGAGGTCGTCATCCACGGTCTCCCTGTGGGTCTCGGATCGTTCATCAGCGGCGCGGACCGCCTCGACGCCCGTCTCGCGTCCGCCCTGATGGGCATTCAGGCCATCAAGGGTGTCGAGGTCGGCGACGGCTTCGAGACCGCGCGCCGTCGCGGCAGCCAGGCGCACGACGAGATGCGTCCGGGCCCGGACGGAATCCTGCGTTCGACCAACCGCGCGGGCGGCCTCGAGGGCGGCATGACCAACGGGGAGGCGCTCCGCGTGCGCGCGGCGATGAAGCCGATCTCGACGGTCCCGCGCGCGCTGGCCACCGTCGACATGTCGACCGGTGAGGAAGCCGTGGCCATCCACCAGCGGTCCGACGTGTGCGCGGTGCCCGCGGCCGGTGTCGTGGCCGAGGCGATGGTGGCGTTGGTCGTCGCCCAGGCGGCACTCGAGAAGTTCGGGGGCGACTCGGTTGCCGAGACGACCGCCAACTACGAGCGCTACGCGTCGGGCGTCGCAGCCCGGCTCGCGCGATGACCACCCGGTCTGCCGTCGCATCGGGGCGGTGACGGATGATGGCACCGAAAGCCGTGCTCGTCGGCCCCCCGGGCGCGGGTAAGTCCACGATCGGGCGGCGCCTCGCGCAGGCCCTGGACCTTCCGCTGTTCGACACCGACGTGGCGGTCGAGGAAGAGGCGGGACGCACGATCGCCGAGATCTTCGTCCAGGAGGGCGAACCCGCCTTCCGTGCCCTCGAGGAAGAGATCGTCCGGAAGGCCATCGAGAGCCACGAGGGGATCGTGTCGCTCGGCGGTGGATCCATCCTCTCCGAGCGGACCCGGGAATTGTTGAAGGGCCACACCGTGATCTATCTCGAGATCAGCGTGGCCGAGGGGCTCAAGCGCACGGGGACCAACACCGCGCGCCCCCTTCTCGCCGGTGGCGACCCCCGCCAGAAGTACACCGAGTTGATGCGCAAGCGCCGACCGCTGTACCGGCAGGTGGCGTCCATCCGGATACGCACGGACGGGCGGAGTCCCGCCCGCGTGGTGCAGCAGCTGGTGGCGAAACTCGCCGAGTGATCGGCGGCCCCGGCGGAACAGAGACATCCGAGAATCTCGGACAAGACGGAGCGGAGCAGCAGACAGTGACCGAACCGGTACGCGTACAGGTGCAGACGGCGAACCCCTACCCGGTCATCATCGGGCGCGGATTGCTCGGCGAGCTGGTGGACGAACTCACCGGCACGAGGACGGTGGCGATCTTCCATCAGCCGCCGCTGGCCGAGACGGCGGAGGCGGTGCGCGCGGCGCTCGCCGAAAAGGGAATCGATGCGCACCGCATCGAGATTCCGGACGCGGAGGACGGCAAGGATCTGGCCGTGGCCGGATTCTGCTGGGAGGTCCTCGGCCGTATCGGGCTGACCCGCAGCGACGCCGTGGTCAGCCTGGGCGGTGGCGCGGCCACCGACCTCGCCGGGTTCGTCGCGGCGACGTGGATGCGCGGTGT
This genomic interval carries:
- a CDS encoding transglutaminase family protein; protein product: MTDVSPRTDEAAERPVLRRYRITHRTTYTYSGPVSSSYGRGYLLPRDTEEQRCVSSVVDISPVPADRSTGSDVYGNRDLYFQVSTPHEELVVAAESEIEVYGPDKTGLAAAPANAPWELSRPVGTEGAMAQEFVLDLEPPEISDAVREYAAPSFPPERPLADAVVDLTTRIHRDFQYKSGSTSVSTRVAEVLEKRSGVCQDFARLAIACLRSRGLAARYVSGYLATQPPPGKERMIGVDATHAWAAVWMPGDRWLAFDPTNDQLVDERYTVVAWGRDYADVPPLRGVIYTEARNSTIAVSVDVAPIEVLAPDQPKC
- a CDS encoding replication-associated recombination protein A — translated: MSDLFGSDVGEDESAGLFETAQPDEAASAPRSVPGPVSLDHHAPLAVRMRPRTLGEVVGQQHLLGPGAPLRRLVEGSGAASVLLYGPPGTGKTTLASLISGATGRRFEALSALSAGVKEVRGVIELARRRLLAGEQTVLFIDEVHRFSKTQQDALLAAVENRIVLLVAATTENPSFSVVSPLLSRSLVLQLQSLTADDIENLLERARTDERGLGGEIEIAGDAMDHLVRLAAGDARRALTALEAAAGAALDQAGDTDRPVLLDLATVEASVDKAAVRYDRDGDQHYDVISAFIKSIRGSDVDAALHYLARMLTAGEDPRFIARRLVVHASEDIGMADPTALQTATAAAQAVQLIGMPEARLALAQATIHLATAPKSGAVIAALGAAMADVAAGNAGLVPPHLRDGHYAGAAKLGNAVGYRYPHDHPDGVLAQQYPPDELVGVDYYQPTTHGGERDIAGRVDKLRAIVRGTNRQGGRLS
- a CDS encoding circularly permuted type 2 ATP-grasp protein, with amino-acid sequence MIVSPHDGAGYDELFGDGGDVREPWAELARDFTGGGPDSVRRLQSRIRLLVDNHGITYNPLDGSDAPTVPPRWEIDAVPLIVAAEEWEQLAAGFVQRSRLLDAVLADLYGPMALVRSGAVPARTVFGHPGYVRAAHGITVPGRHQLFLHGLDVGRGADGTFHALRDHTQSPAGAGYAMADRRVVARAMPGIYETVGPRPLSSFAQSMRLAAIDAAPAGTEDPLVVVLSPRTRSEAAFDQAYLATVLGFPLVESADLVVRDGHVWMRSLGNLERVDVIVRRVDADLADPLDLRPDSRSGVVGLVEVLRRGAVTVVNPLGSGILENPALTRLLPDLCRRLLDEDLLLPSVPSFWGGDRSELSHILANASSMVLRAVHGGSPIVPAELGAADRDTLLDRVRAEPERWVGQIVPDPSYAPAADGSGDVFLAPVGVRLFTVAQQVGFTPMAGGLGTSLVPGAERGDRRHVGAKDVWIRLAQRTASTDPGDAADRDGEALPTYAATTSDLMTSPRALTELFWMGRFAERAEGAARLMIAVGEKYRDYRLRPWLAGGGSLPILLDTVLLVADAGNRPEEPGRCAESGSDPVADQLRVRSEFRSLTVDPGRDGSLAHAVRGVEQAARAVRGQLSTDIWAVLSSVERALGQVAADTADDGSVLFEAQSAVLGGMLALSGVAAESLVRDTGWHVMDIGKRIERAATLTALVESTLRRKTDPATERAVIESLLVATESSVVYRRRNRSIRPAAVAELLLFDVKNPRSLAFQLEALRANLTALPDASGASRAERLVEDMVNTVRRVDPARLESVDATGSRKELGELTATMRALLSELSDVMLKGQLSLPGGTQPLWGSGTTWSAAQGGVPA
- a CDS encoding phosphotransferase family protein; the protein is MTAILADPVSEVVAAAEKLLTRRTGAPVTLVDPVDLGGSGRTIVLRVRVAENPFSLPRTLVIKQVREESGVSGARAVDPDDLTGDSRSAFLREAVSYQFATALATDSRPGAELLASDLDARLLVLSDLGDATPISALLEHSDSDTVTNTLMAMAQALGRMHAATVGREEDFTALLRRAEVAHCDDTVAEQVERAVPAVPGLLSEILRVDVSPDLTDQVARAAKLFESGRFRAFSPSDLCPDNIIVNDEGVRFLDYEWGGFRDAMLDIAYALVSFPGCLCSIELSEDRTQAMIEAWRAEVVGMWPALADDNVLAARMVEAQLIWVWLSTYLFLPENHTRIAAVREHHLSVPRSEALTQRWDKLARSADHAGNTVVAHHARVIADKIRGLSVG